From the Lathyrus oleraceus cultivar Zhongwan6 chromosome 4, CAAS_Psat_ZW6_1.0, whole genome shotgun sequence genome, one window contains:
- the LOC127135272 gene encoding short-chain dehydrogenase TIC 32 B, chloroplastic — translation MKETIRYLAGIAGPSGFGSNSTAEQVTQQYSPSNNLTALITGATSGIGAETARVLAKRGVRVVIGARDMKKAIKIREKIQEESPYAEITLLEIDLSSLASVRRFCSEFLALELPLNILINNAGVYSHNLEVTEEKIEMTFATNYLGNFLLTKMLLDKMIDASNKTNIQGRIINVSSAVHSWAKRTCFCFKDMFNGKNYNGTRAYAQSKLAMILHVKEMARRLKVKNARVTINAVHPGIVKTEIIRAHKGLITDFLFFIASKLLKTISQGASTTCYVALSQKIEGVSGKYFVDCNESDCSSLANDELEAKKLWNNTNTFLHKHLRHAPIGSSSSIFS, via the exons ATGAAGGAAACAATAAGGTACTTAGCAGGCATTGCAGGGCCTAGTGGTTTTGGCTCAAACTCAACCGCAGAACAAGTCACTCAACAATATTCTCCTTCAAATAATCTAACTGCTCTTATCACTG GTGCTACTTCTGGTATTGGAGCTGAAACGGCTAGGGTGTTAGCAAAAAGAGGAGTGAGAGTTGTGATTGGTGCTAGAGACATGAAAAAAGCTATCAAAATCAGAGAGAAAATTCAAGAGGAGAGTCCTTATGCTGAGATTACTCTGTTGGAAATTGATCTTAGCTCTCTTGCTTCTGTACGCAGATTTTGTTCAGAATTTTTAGCCTTAGAATTGCCTCTTAACATTCTCAT AAACAATGCAGGTGTATACTCTCATAACCTGGAAGTCACCGAAGAGAAAATTGAAATGACATTTGCTACAAATTATTTAG GAAATTTTTTGTTAACAAAAATGCTACTAGATAAAATGATAGATGCATCCAATAAGACAAACATTCAAGGAAGAATTATAAATGTTTCTTCAGCAGTTCATAGTTGGGCAAAAAGAACTTGTTTTTGTTTCAAAGACATGTTCAATGGAAAAAA TTACAACGGGACGCGCGCATATGCCCAATCAAAATTAGCCATGATTCTACATGTAAAGGAAATGGCTAGACGGCTAAAG GTAAAGAATGCAAGAGTAACTATCAATGCAGTGCATCCAGGCATTGTGAAGACAGAAATTATTAGAGCACATAAGGGCTTAATAACAG ATTTCTTGTTTTTCATTGCATCAAAGTTGCTCAAAACAATATCACAG GGTGCATCAACGACTTGTTATGTTGCTCTGAGCCAGAAAATAGAAGGGGTTAGTGGAAAATACTTTGTTGATTGCAATGAGAGTGATTGCTCAAGTCTTGCAAATGACGAATTAGAAGCTAAAAAGCTATGGAACAATACAAATACTTTTCTTCATAAACATCTAAGACATGCACCAATTGGAAGTTCTTCTTCCATATTTTCTTGA